From one Bombus affinis isolate iyBomAffi1 chromosome 9, iyBomAffi1.2, whole genome shotgun sequence genomic stretch:
- the LOC126920588 gene encoding uncharacterized protein LOC126920588, which yields MTYSMRYYLCLAIVVVCEAARIPRVTEQPYFPNFQDIYPNRNYQTESVNNHDDGPFFGNYRAHEGNAGIGNEFHDHRTPIGGRANFVHHLTRVPFEEFRGRDAIPRHYDRFNHAINYDYQF from the exons ATGACATACAGTATGAGATACTAC TTGTGTCTCGCGATCGTTGTCGTTTGCGAAGCGGCAAGAATACCCAGAGTAACCGAGCAACCCTATTTTCCGAATTTTCAAGACATTTATCCGAACCGTAATTATCAAACTGAGTCAGTGAATAACCACGATGATGGGCCATTTTTTGGAAACTATAGGGCGCATGAAGGGAACGCAGGTATAGGAAACGAGTTTCACGATCATCGAACTCCCATCGGTGGCCGAGCAAATTTTGTTCATCATCTCACAAGAG TTCCATTCGAAGAATTTAGAGGCCGAGACGCAATTCCTCGGCATTATGATCGATTTAACCATGCTATTAATTACGATTATCAGTTCTAA
- the LOC126920583 gene encoding uncharacterized protein LOC126920583 translates to MFRLLIPCLIWLSSVRSETAVDMHMHMPDGMMEDKAAMKRESYYNPCPPTYSHPISYSPPPQIYVKPYVQPAPIQYIPKPMITYVKPSPPPVVVKPAPVIVKPIVQEKVVYPIYQKPMISYAPIYQKPIYYAPMYQKLMYQAPKVYLKKYELPITQVIQKPQISYPIQYHQPKVVQIPAPQINLVKLAQPIVHTQPIYQSSIKPYCP, encoded by the exons ATGTTCAGATTGTTG ATACCGTGCCTGATATGGCTGTCAAGCGTCCGCTCGGAAACCGCAGTGGACATGCACATGCACATGCCGGATGGCATGATGGAAGACAAAGCGGCTATGAAAAGGGAGTCGTATTATAACCCGTGCCCTCCGACTTACTCGCATCCTATCTCGTACTCGCCACCACCACAAATTTACGTGAAACCGTACGTGCAACCAGCGCCGATACAGTACATTCCGAAACCGATGATCACCTACGTGAAACCATCTCCACCACCGGTCGTTGTGAAACCAGCCCCGGTAATCGTAAAGCCGATCGTTCAAGAAAAAGTGGTTTACCCGATCTATCAGAAACCAATGATCTCGTATGCGCCAATCTATCAAAAACCCATCTATTACGCGCCTATGTATCAGAAATTGATGTATCAGGCACCTAAGGTGTACTTGAAGAAATACGAACTACCGATTACTCAAGTGATTCAGAAGCCTCAGATCTCATATCCCATTCAGTACCATCAGCCGAAAGTGGTACAGATCCCGGCGCCACAGATCAATTTGGTGAAACTCGCACAACCCATCGTTCATACCCAGCCTATTTACCAGTCGTCCATAAAACCGTACTGCCCTTAA
- the LOC126920580 gene encoding 1-phosphatidylinositol 4,5-bisphosphate phosphodiesterase-like isoform X2 — protein sequence MTKRFEFNWQIEVPLALRQGCVFDRWSEEKDNTELELNCMFKVDEYGFFIYWQSEGKDGDVIELCQVSDIRAGGLPKDPKLYDKLLTKHGEQLEEKCLTICSGVDYTNINYQHVVCPDPATAKIWLDGVRSITHNVKANNVCPLTCLKKHWMRLRMLIDPNGKVPVKVVARTFASGKTEKLVYQCLADLGLSSGKNDVIEPEDFTFDAFYALYHKICPRNDIEELFQSITQGKADTINLEQLVTFLNEKQRDPTLNEILYPLYDEKRASEIINDYEQNEIARNQKTMTKDGFIRYLMSDENAPVFLDRLDVYMDMDQPLAHYYINSSHNTYLSGRQFGGKSSVEMYRQVLLAGCRCVELDCWDGKGEDEEPIITHGKAMCTDILFRDVIYAVRDTAFVTSEYPVILSFENHCSKKQQYKLAKYCDEILGDLLLKEPLKEFPLEPGMPLPPPSMLKRKILIKNKRLKPEVEKHELELFRQGQFVIEDEVKEDASAPPSVAAVVEQQTVKEEVSTAESVASSTTGNQQQSSSSTGLGDTLELAVVQPYTGSTTNVHPWLSSMVNYAQPIKFPGFDIAEQKNIHHNMSSFAETAGLNYLKTQAIEFVNYNKRQMSRIYPKGTRADSSNYMPQVFWNAGCQMVSLNFQTADLPMQLNQGKFEYNGSSGYLLKPDFMRRADRSFDPFAESPVDGVIATQCSVQVIAGQFLSDKKVGTYVEVEMYGLPTDTIRKEFRTRVVPANGLNPVYNEEPFLFRKVVLPDLAALRFAVYDESNGKLLGQRIVPLDGLQSGYRHISLRTEANFPMSLPMLFCNIEIKIYVPDGYEGFMDALTAPRAYKKPENASQNKMRGLGIEESDSKGHSDSMPAHHREVPKPREEMKFNPITVELLRQEKGYQKVLRKQQKELESLKKRHQKEKLAVQKQHCAAIEKIIKGKNKAELSRDPTVRREVSEQTVQWSRLADRQRREERDLVRSHLEERRNSLRKLCVAAQVAQQKQLTARHEREIKEMNARQARLSVESMREVMNDKTLKTRGIKEGRLREKQQNNTKKFMEERRIAQLIQNREKEKLKLIHEKQLEELQKDMNAVMDMYNNEEMEYELGPKTECYV from the exons ATGACGAAAAGGTTCGAGTTCAATTGGCAGATCGAGGTACCGCTAGCGCTTCGTCAGGGATGCGTGTTCGATCGGTGGTCAGAAGAAAAGGACAACACGGAGCTCGAATTAAACTGCATGTTTAAGGTCGATGAATATGGGTTTTTTATCTATTGGCAAAGCGAAGGAAAG GACGGAGATGTGATAGAGTTGTGCCAAGTGAGCGATATACGCGCCGGTGGATTACCAAAG GATCCAAAATTGTACGACAAGCTTCTCACGAAACACGGAGAGCAGTTAGAGGAGAAATGTTTAACCATCTGTTCAGGCGTAGATTATACCAATATTAATTACCAGCATGTCGTCTGTCCGGATCCAGCGACGGCTAAG ATATGGCTGGATGGCGTACGATCGATTACGCACAACGTGAAAGCCAACAACGTTTGCCCGCTTACATGCTTGAAGAAACA CTGGATGCGGCTTAGAATGTTGATCGATCCAAATGGAAAAGTTCCGGTGAAAGTGGTCGCAAGAACTTTCGCATCTGGAAAAACGGAAAAGCTTGTTTATCAGTGCCTCGCCGATTTAGGCCTATCTAGCGGGAAG AACGATGTCATCGAGCCAGAGGATTTCACGTTCGACGCATTCTACGCGCTCTACCACAAAATTTGCCCGAGGAATGACATAGAGGAATTGTTTCAATCCAT CACCCAGGGCAAAGCGGACACAATCAATTTGGAACAACTGGTCACGTTTCTAAACGAGAAGCAACGGGATCCAACTTTGAACGAGATCTTATATCCGCTGTACGACGAGAAGAGGGCGTCAGAGATTATAAACGATTACGAACAAAACGAAATAGCGCGAAATCAAA AAACGATGACGAAAGATGGTTTTATAAGGTATCTGATGTCCGATGAGAACGCGCCTGTTTTCTTGGACAGGCTGGACGTCTACATGGATATGGACCAACCATTGGCTCATTATTACATTAACTCGAGTCACAATACGTATTTGAGTGGACGACAATTTGGTGGCAAAAGCAGCGTTGAGATGTACAGACAAGTGTTGTTAGCTGGTTGTAG GTGCGTCGAATTGGATTGTTGGGATGGCAAAGGAGAGGACGAGGAACCGATAATTACACACGGCAAAGCTATGTGTACGGACATTCTCTTCAGAGATGTTATTTACGCAGTTCGAGACACTGCGTTCGTCACGTCGGAATATCCGGTCATTCTTAGCTTCGAAAACCACTGCAGCAAGAAGCAACAATACAAACTGGCGAAGTACTGCGACGAAATTCTAGGAGACCTGCTTCTCAAGGAGCCTCTCAAAGAATTTCCC CTAGAACCAGGGATGCCCCTACCACCGCCCAGCATGCTCAAACGTAAAATTCTTATAAAGAATAAACGTTTGAAACCCGAGGTGGAGAAGCACGAGTTGGAATTATTTCGGCAAGGTCAATTTGTCATCGAGGACGAGGTCAAAGAAGATGCGAGCGCACCACCGTCTGTGGCAGCGGTCGTCGAGCAACAAACGGTAAAG GAAGAGGTCTCGACAGCTGAGTCCGTGGCGTCATCGACGACTGGTAACCAACAACAATCTAGTTCTAGCACAGGTTTGGGCGACACGCTGGAATTAGCGGTGGTTCAGCCGTATACCGGAAGTACAACAAATGTTCACCCATGGTTATCCTCTATGGTCAACTATGCTCAACCTATAAAATTCCCGGGCTTCGATATTGCCGAAC AAAAGAATATTCATCACAATATGTCTTCCTTCGCGGAAACCGCTGGCCTGAATTACTTGAAGACGCAAGCCATCGAGTTCGTCAATTATAACAAGCGTCAAATGAGCCGCATTTATCCGAAAGGCACTCGAGCGGATTCATCGAATTATATGCCACAG GTCTTCTGGAACGCTGGCTGTCAAATGGTGTCGTTAAATTTCCAAACCGCGGACTTGCCGATGCAGCTGAATCAGGGAAAATTCGAGTATAACGGTTCCTCTGGTTATCTACTGAAACCGGATTTCATGAGACGAGCCGATCGAAGTTTCGATCCTTTCGCGGAGAGCCCCGTGGATGGTGTAATAGCTACACAATGTAGCGTCCAG GTAATCGCGGGTCAATTTTTATCCGATAAGAAAGTCGGAACGTACGTGGAAGTAGAAATGTACGGTCTACCGACAGATACGATTCGTAAAGAATTTCGGACAAGAGTAGTTCCAGCGAATGGCCTGAATCCCGTGTACAATGAAGAACCTTTTCTCTTTCGAAAAGTCGTCCTTCCCGATTTAGCAGCCTTGCGATTCGCGGTTTACGACGAATCCAACGGCAAGCTGCTAGGTCAAAGAATCGTCCCATTAGACGGTCTGCAATCAGGATATCGACATATATCTCTGCGAACCGAGGCAAACTTTCCCATGTCCTTGCCAATGCTGTTCTGTAATATCGAAATCAAGATTTACGTACCGGATGGCTACGAAG GATTTATGGACGCGCTCACGGCACCACGGGCCTACAAGAAACCTGAAAATGCGTCGCAAAATAAAATGCGTGGCCTTGGAATAGAAGAGAGCGACAGTAAAGGACATTCTGATTCCATGCCTGCTCATCACCGCGAAGTACCTAAACCGCGAG AGGAAATGAAATTCAACCCCATAACGGTGGAATTGTTGCGACAAGAAAAGGGATACCAAAAAGTACTGAGGAAACAGCAAAAGGAATTGGAATCCCTGAAGAAGAGGCACCAGAAAGAGAAACTCGCCGTCCAGAAACAACATTGCGCTGCGATAGAGAAGATCATCAAAGGAAAAAA CAAAGCGGAACTTTCGAGAGACCCGACCGTTCGTCGCGAGGTTTCCGAACAAACTGTTCAATGGTCTCGATTGGCGGATAGGCAACGACGCGAGGAACGTGACCTGGTACGTTCTCATTTGGAGGAACGACGGAATAGCTTGCGAAAATTATGCGTGGCTGCTCAAGTGGCCCAGCAAAAGCAACTTACTGCACGACACGAGCGCGAGATCAAAGAGATGAACGCGAGACAAGCGAGACTCTCGGTAGAAAGTATGAGGGAAGTGATGAACGATAAAACGTTGAAGACTCGGGGAATCAAGGAGGGTCGGCTTAGAGAAAAACAGCAGAACAACACGAAAAAATTTATGGAAGAGAGAAGAATCGCACAACTGATTCAAAATAGGGAAAAAGAGAAGTTGAAACTCATTCATGAAAAACAACTAGAGGAATTGCAGAAAGACATGAATGCG GTTATGGATATGTACAACAACGAGGAAATGGAATACGAGTTGGGTCCTAAAACCGAATGCTACGTGTGA
- the LOC126920580 gene encoding 1-phosphatidylinositol 4,5-bisphosphate phosphodiesterase-like isoform X1, translated as MTKRFEFNWQIEVPLALRQGCVFDRWSEEKDNTELELNCMFKVDEYGFFIYWQSEGKDGDVIELCQVSDIRAGGLPKDPKLYDKLLTKHGEQLEEKCLTICSGVDYTNINYQHVVCPDPATAKIWLDGVRSITHNVKANNVCPLTCLKKHWMRLRMLIDPNGKVPVKVVARTFASGKTEKLVYQCLADLGLSSGKNDVIEPEDFTFDAFYALYHKICPRNDIEELFQSITQGKADTINLEQLVTFLNEKQRDPTLNEILYPLYDEKRASEIINDYEQNEIARNQKTMTKDGFIRYLMSDENAPVFLDRLDVYMDMDQPLAHYYINSSHNTYLSGRQFGGKSSVEMYRQVLLAGCRCVELDCWDGKGEDEEPIITHGKAMCTDILFRDVIYAVRDTAFVTSEYPVILSFENHCSKKQQYKLAKYCDEILGDLLLKEPLKEFPLEPGMPLPPPSMLKRKILIKNKRLKPEVEKHELELFRQGQFVIEDEVKEDASAPPSVAAVVEQQTVKEEVSTAESVASSTTGNQQQSSSSTGLGDTLELAVVQPYTGSTTNVHPWLSSMVNYAQPIKFPGFDIAERKAKLSLSNALKREKRLMYVPSCTEKNIHHNMSSFAETAGLNYLKTQAIEFVNYNKRQMSRIYPKGTRADSSNYMPQVFWNAGCQMVSLNFQTADLPMQLNQGKFEYNGSSGYLLKPDFMRRADRSFDPFAESPVDGVIATQCSVQVIAGQFLSDKKVGTYVEVEMYGLPTDTIRKEFRTRVVPANGLNPVYNEEPFLFRKVVLPDLAALRFAVYDESNGKLLGQRIVPLDGLQSGYRHISLRTEANFPMSLPMLFCNIEIKIYVPDGYEGFMDALTAPRAYKKPENASQNKMRGLGIEESDSKGHSDSMPAHHREVPKPREEMKFNPITVELLRQEKGYQKVLRKQQKELESLKKRHQKEKLAVQKQHCAAIEKIIKGKNKAELSRDPTVRREVSEQTVQWSRLADRQRREERDLVRSHLEERRNSLRKLCVAAQVAQQKQLTARHEREIKEMNARQARLSVESMREVMNDKTLKTRGIKEGRLREKQQNNTKKFMEERRIAQLIQNREKEKLKLIHEKQLEELQKDMNAVMDMYNNEEMEYELGPKTECYV; from the exons ATGACGAAAAGGTTCGAGTTCAATTGGCAGATCGAGGTACCGCTAGCGCTTCGTCAGGGATGCGTGTTCGATCGGTGGTCAGAAGAAAAGGACAACACGGAGCTCGAATTAAACTGCATGTTTAAGGTCGATGAATATGGGTTTTTTATCTATTGGCAAAGCGAAGGAAAG GACGGAGATGTGATAGAGTTGTGCCAAGTGAGCGATATACGCGCCGGTGGATTACCAAAG GATCCAAAATTGTACGACAAGCTTCTCACGAAACACGGAGAGCAGTTAGAGGAGAAATGTTTAACCATCTGTTCAGGCGTAGATTATACCAATATTAATTACCAGCATGTCGTCTGTCCGGATCCAGCGACGGCTAAG ATATGGCTGGATGGCGTACGATCGATTACGCACAACGTGAAAGCCAACAACGTTTGCCCGCTTACATGCTTGAAGAAACA CTGGATGCGGCTTAGAATGTTGATCGATCCAAATGGAAAAGTTCCGGTGAAAGTGGTCGCAAGAACTTTCGCATCTGGAAAAACGGAAAAGCTTGTTTATCAGTGCCTCGCCGATTTAGGCCTATCTAGCGGGAAG AACGATGTCATCGAGCCAGAGGATTTCACGTTCGACGCATTCTACGCGCTCTACCACAAAATTTGCCCGAGGAATGACATAGAGGAATTGTTTCAATCCAT CACCCAGGGCAAAGCGGACACAATCAATTTGGAACAACTGGTCACGTTTCTAAACGAGAAGCAACGGGATCCAACTTTGAACGAGATCTTATATCCGCTGTACGACGAGAAGAGGGCGTCAGAGATTATAAACGATTACGAACAAAACGAAATAGCGCGAAATCAAA AAACGATGACGAAAGATGGTTTTATAAGGTATCTGATGTCCGATGAGAACGCGCCTGTTTTCTTGGACAGGCTGGACGTCTACATGGATATGGACCAACCATTGGCTCATTATTACATTAACTCGAGTCACAATACGTATTTGAGTGGACGACAATTTGGTGGCAAAAGCAGCGTTGAGATGTACAGACAAGTGTTGTTAGCTGGTTGTAG GTGCGTCGAATTGGATTGTTGGGATGGCAAAGGAGAGGACGAGGAACCGATAATTACACACGGCAAAGCTATGTGTACGGACATTCTCTTCAGAGATGTTATTTACGCAGTTCGAGACACTGCGTTCGTCACGTCGGAATATCCGGTCATTCTTAGCTTCGAAAACCACTGCAGCAAGAAGCAACAATACAAACTGGCGAAGTACTGCGACGAAATTCTAGGAGACCTGCTTCTCAAGGAGCCTCTCAAAGAATTTCCC CTAGAACCAGGGATGCCCCTACCACCGCCCAGCATGCTCAAACGTAAAATTCTTATAAAGAATAAACGTTTGAAACCCGAGGTGGAGAAGCACGAGTTGGAATTATTTCGGCAAGGTCAATTTGTCATCGAGGACGAGGTCAAAGAAGATGCGAGCGCACCACCGTCTGTGGCAGCGGTCGTCGAGCAACAAACGGTAAAG GAAGAGGTCTCGACAGCTGAGTCCGTGGCGTCATCGACGACTGGTAACCAACAACAATCTAGTTCTAGCACAGGTTTGGGCGACACGCTGGAATTAGCGGTGGTTCAGCCGTATACCGGAAGTACAACAAATGTTCACCCATGGTTATCCTCTATGGTCAACTATGCTCAACCTATAAAATTCCCGGGCTTCGATATTGCCGAACGTAAGGCAAAGCTTTCCCTCAGTAACGCGcttaaaagagagaaaagattgATGTACGTGCCCTCTTGTACAGAAAAGAATATTCATCACAATATGTCTTCCTTCGCGGAAACCGCTGGCCTGAATTACTTGAAGACGCAAGCCATCGAGTTCGTCAATTATAACAAGCGTCAAATGAGCCGCATTTATCCGAAAGGCACTCGAGCGGATTCATCGAATTATATGCCACAG GTCTTCTGGAACGCTGGCTGTCAAATGGTGTCGTTAAATTTCCAAACCGCGGACTTGCCGATGCAGCTGAATCAGGGAAAATTCGAGTATAACGGTTCCTCTGGTTATCTACTGAAACCGGATTTCATGAGACGAGCCGATCGAAGTTTCGATCCTTTCGCGGAGAGCCCCGTGGATGGTGTAATAGCTACACAATGTAGCGTCCAG GTAATCGCGGGTCAATTTTTATCCGATAAGAAAGTCGGAACGTACGTGGAAGTAGAAATGTACGGTCTACCGACAGATACGATTCGTAAAGAATTTCGGACAAGAGTAGTTCCAGCGAATGGCCTGAATCCCGTGTACAATGAAGAACCTTTTCTCTTTCGAAAAGTCGTCCTTCCCGATTTAGCAGCCTTGCGATTCGCGGTTTACGACGAATCCAACGGCAAGCTGCTAGGTCAAAGAATCGTCCCATTAGACGGTCTGCAATCAGGATATCGACATATATCTCTGCGAACCGAGGCAAACTTTCCCATGTCCTTGCCAATGCTGTTCTGTAATATCGAAATCAAGATTTACGTACCGGATGGCTACGAAG GATTTATGGACGCGCTCACGGCACCACGGGCCTACAAGAAACCTGAAAATGCGTCGCAAAATAAAATGCGTGGCCTTGGAATAGAAGAGAGCGACAGTAAAGGACATTCTGATTCCATGCCTGCTCATCACCGCGAAGTACCTAAACCGCGAG AGGAAATGAAATTCAACCCCATAACGGTGGAATTGTTGCGACAAGAAAAGGGATACCAAAAAGTACTGAGGAAACAGCAAAAGGAATTGGAATCCCTGAAGAAGAGGCACCAGAAAGAGAAACTCGCCGTCCAGAAACAACATTGCGCTGCGATAGAGAAGATCATCAAAGGAAAAAA CAAAGCGGAACTTTCGAGAGACCCGACCGTTCGTCGCGAGGTTTCCGAACAAACTGTTCAATGGTCTCGATTGGCGGATAGGCAACGACGCGAGGAACGTGACCTGGTACGTTCTCATTTGGAGGAACGACGGAATAGCTTGCGAAAATTATGCGTGGCTGCTCAAGTGGCCCAGCAAAAGCAACTTACTGCACGACACGAGCGCGAGATCAAAGAGATGAACGCGAGACAAGCGAGACTCTCGGTAGAAAGTATGAGGGAAGTGATGAACGATAAAACGTTGAAGACTCGGGGAATCAAGGAGGGTCGGCTTAGAGAAAAACAGCAGAACAACACGAAAAAATTTATGGAAGAGAGAAGAATCGCACAACTGATTCAAAATAGGGAAAAAGAGAAGTTGAAACTCATTCATGAAAAACAACTAGAGGAATTGCAGAAAGACATGAATGCG GTTATGGATATGTACAACAACGAGGAAATGGAATACGAGTTGGGTCCTAAAACCGAATGCTACGTGTGA